The Nicotiana sylvestris chromosome 6, ASM39365v2, whole genome shotgun sequence genomic sequence TCGTTTGGAtgtttctctttcatttttggtTTCTAGTTTGCATCTTGGTTGGAATGTCCTGCTTCCTCCCCTGCCCCTGTTAATTTCAAGTATACTTTCTTATTGAGCAAAATATTATTATTAAACAATTTTTTTGGGATATAAAAAGCAAAAGAGATAAATTAAGATAACATTACAAGAGATTCTATGTAACTGCTCAATCACTTTTCAAGAATTATATATATTGTATAAGAAGAAATAGTTTATTTTCTTTAGATCTGAAATTATTGACTCTGTTGCATCTCTTGTGAAATCGTTTATTTCAATTTCCTTAGCAGGCTTTAAAATATTTTACGACCTTTTATTGAACTATATATGAcgtaatttattattattacagtcagacctctctataacatcATCCTTATATTACAACACTTTATtataaaagtcaaattttttCGAAATCAAATGTCATCTTTTGTTATAatatatatgttctctataacagcAATTCGCTATAATATTCAAAAATATCCGAAACAAACAAGATTGTTATAGAGAGATTTGATTGTATTTATTTAGATTGACAAAAATGTATCCATGTATTGTgtataattttatttgttttattaagaCAGCTCTTATAATTGTGACACTTTTGTATAATGAGTAGGTGTAGCAAATTTTGTACTATGAAAACAGAAGTCCAAGTATCAGCAATGACGAGCATGTTTGTTTGTCTCGTATAATACACAACCTTTTACCCTCAAATTCTAATATGTGGGTGCAAAATGCTATTGTTATTTTTCATAGATATCTAAtgcattttgtcattttttttgtcTTGATTTACATATTCATCATTATTCTGTCGCTCCTATCAATGTTTACTTACAATTAACCAAAAACGAGTTCTAATCTACATAATAAGAAACTCTTTGAATAAGCGAGGCTTAGTTCTTATGGCAGAGCACGAGGAGATTATTATTAATACGATGATTGGAATGAAAACCAGAATTACGACTAGGATTCTCGTGATCCAAGACAATTATCTATTTGTTTTTTCAGTTATACCTAAAAGTATTGTCATTTTATCTCGATCTTTTTCAATTTCACCCAGCACCAACCCACCTGAAATAAGGTAAAAGTCTGTTTCCGTCATTTTGTATGAGACTCCTTCTTCCTACAAATGCTCGTAGTTAGTAAAATTTAGTTACTTTAATACAAATAGTGATAGTGTAGTGACTTATATTTGTAGTGGGTAAAATTCAATGATTTTATGTTATGTGAGAAAAACTTCGGTTATTTCAATTTGATATAAGATAACTTTGTGATTAAATTATTCTATTATAATGAATAAAACTCAGTAATCAGAAGTGAAATTAATTCCAATAAATATATCAATGTGATTGTATAGGCTAATTAGAATTCCAATAAACTACCAACACCGAGAAATATATCTCGCTACTCCGACTTCACTCAACGAGAACTTCCTTTTCCTATGGACATCGGCGTTCTATCCACAAACCAGGTAATTGCTTTTAACACACAAAAGGAAAATATAAATCAAATCTCCAGTTTTCTTGTGGCTTTCTTTTCTTGTAGGGTTTTGGTTTTTACACTTTCTAAATCCGTTGTCAACTTGGTTTTGGAAGATAACGCTCCCTTTTCTTAGTGCTATAGTATCGGGTTCATCTGAATCCAGTACTTTTACTACGAAGTATAAATTTAGTGTAAAAGTTCACTAAAATTTGCAACATACAATAggtttgaacccataactttaaaaatataatatgtTCAATACTAAGAACCGTAAAGTCTGAACTCATAAAATTAAAATCCTGAATACACCTATATTTTTCTTATACTTTGTGAATCCTCTGTGGCAGGCACCTCCTTTTGCTTAAGATTATGGAAAATAATTTGGCGATAATGGAAGAGACGGATCAAATTTCCATGTTGCCACAGGCAATTTTGGACCATATTCTGTCTTTTCTTGCTATTAAAGATGCTGCAAAAACTAGTACATTGTCCAAGGTTTGGAATAGTGTTTGGATTTCCCTCTCCTCCTTACAATTTTGGAATAGtgtttagataatatcaaagagCTGTTTTTAGAGGTTGGGATATACACTTACAACAAGTTACCTGAAGTAGTCTTTGCTGCCAAATCTTTAAATGTGCTTAGTTTACGTGGATTTAATCTTGAATTACCCTCGGGTGGCATAAAGTTTTCATCTTTGCGAGACTTATACCTTGTTGATTCATATTTGGACGAGCAATTACTTCAAGCTCTATGCGCAATTTGTAGACATTTAGAAGTTTTTTCTTTAAGTGGATTTCATGGACTAATGAGTTTACAAGTTACAGGAACTTTACCGCCATGTAATTAACATAACTGCTTGCAAATCCGTAAAGCATTTGAAGCTCACTGCTATGGCTGTCACTGACCAATGGTTAGAGGACCTTTTTACCAATCTACCCAACCTTGAAATCTGTTACTTATTTTCTTGTTCGTCGTTGAAGATCATTAAGATTTCAAGCTACCGACTTAAGCTTCTGAAAGTAGTCTCGTGCTATAATCTGATTGCGGTTGATCTGGATACTCCTAACTTATTAAGAATTACTTCTGATGTTCTTCATGGAAAAGAGGAACTCTTGTTCAAACTGAAAGCTTCGCAATTGCTAGAAGCTAAGATCAAATTGATTCCAGGCCTAGAAGCCCTTGACACTCATTGGTACTCTAAGCTCGCGAATTCTCTTGGTAACTTTAATCTTTCCAGGGCTATTACACTAAGCTGTGACGAAGACAAGGTACGTGCAACGAATTGTCTACTTGCCCTGCCTGATGAAGCAGTTCTGAATTTCTCATAATTCTTCTTTTTGCTTGTGCAGGTGATAGTTATACCAAAAGACATGAGAGAAAACTTGATTCCTCCACTTTCTGGTCCCAAGTGTTTGCACATTAAAATTATGGATCGGTCGAATTATTCAGTTGTGGATGTTGTTGATAGTTTGCTTTGGATGTCTCCTCAACTGGACACCTTATCTGTTGACCAGGGTCGAGACTTAAAGAGCGTGATCAAGGTACTATATATGCTTTATCTTTCAAAGGCTAGTGGTTCTTGCACCCTTGCTCTTTATGTAAGGTTTTCTTGCAATTAGTTTCCTTTTTTACATGCCTTTTGATTCTTTATTTCAGTGACAAAGCCTTCATACTTTGTTTTAAATCATTCGTTTACCTTAACAGTTCAATTATGAGCAGATTAGTCAAAACCTAAAAGTTAGTCGACCAACATATGTGAAATTGTAATTTACCTACAGACTAGTAATTTTGAGCCTGTTATGATTAGTGAGATTACAAGATTCTTGTAGGCTACTACTATCTTTTACCGATCAAGAAAAGACTCTTGTAAGCTATAAAAAGTTTCTATATAAACAATTCCTCTCCAAAATATTTGAGAACATATTGATTTGTTGGCTGGTTGATCTGTGAACAGTTGGACAAAGTTCTCTGTGGTTTGTCAACTTCAAGAAATAGTATAAACACAAGGATTTAATTCATAATATCATG encodes the following:
- the LOC104226915 gene encoding uncharacterized protein, encoding MKDFSAQEVIPKSIVILSRSFSISPSTNPPEIRLIRIPINYQHREIYLATPTSLNENFLFLWTSAFYPQTRHLLLLKIMENNLAIMEETDQISMLPQAILDHILSFLAIKDAAKTSTLSKELYRHVINITACKSVKHLKLTAMAVTDQWLEDLFTNLPNLEICYLFSCSSLKIIKISSYRLKLLKVVSCYNLIAVDLDTPNLLRITSDVLHGKEELLFKLKASQLLEAKIKLIPGLEALDTHWYSKLANSLGNFNLSRAITLSCDEDKVIVIPKDMRENLIPPLSGPKCLHIKIMDRSNYSVVDVVDSLLWMSPQLDTLSVDQGRDLKSVIKFTYSDAANEDEKPCCASLPWKCWKHELKKVKLQNFTCTELEKLRNYFLSNTDILEKIIEDPP